Below is a genomic region from Raphanus sativus cultivar WK10039 chromosome 4, ASM80110v3, whole genome shotgun sequence.
TTCCAATTTATATCTCATTAAtatcatgtttttatttgtcaaaaagAAACATGTTTATAGAATATCAAAtgtttaaactaataaaatgtcgacaaaaactaataaaatgataaaatattaaattctgCTCTTATTTGACTACTAAAATTCGTTGAAactaataaaatgattaaatattccctttctctttttaaattgactaataaaattatgtaacgtttattgttttttactaatttaacagaaaataatcataaaacaaaaaaatttaaacggAGAAATAATTAACAACCTTGCGCTATTCTCTGGCtgtttgaaatttaaattaacaaataatCGGAGGAAACTATCACCTGTGGATATTAGGCGATCGACGGTATCTTCGTCGGCATTTTCGCCGGTGACGGTGAAGTACAAACGGTTAATAGTGTCTCTGTACTCCGCCGAGATCGTCTCTCTCACTCGCATAAAATTGTTCATAGCATCCTTCAGCTTCTTCCTTAGCCCATTAACCACCGACGTTCTTTGCCGGTCAGACGATGAACCCGGTCCGCTTTCCGGTAAACTCCGGTTCACTTCGTTGGCACGATCCAGCGCCTGGAGGTTTTCTTTCACGCGTCTGGCCGTCTTTAGCGCCGCCGAGACGTCGGAGTCCATCTTGTCCTTGAGCTCCTTGACCGCTTTAGCGTTATGAAGCGTCTTGCTCTTGTCGTGGCTCAGCTGGAGGCTGTGACAGAGGCGGTCAAGCTCTTTCAGATCGCTGCTCACTTCCTCCACGTCGACGAAGAACTTGTCGAGGTTGTTTCCACCGCGGCAGCTTCCGCCGGAGGCGTACTTAGCCTTTGGCATCTCGATGTTGTGTGAGTGTGGCGGTGATGAGTCGTCTGAGACGGAGCGGTTGAAAGAGCGGGAGAGAAGATCGTTCATGGTTGATGGGCGTGAAACTCTCTTCGGGaaagatattttagttttgtaaaattCAAAGGAGTTTGGAATAAAAATCTTTGATCAAAGTTGGGTTGGTTTTATGTGAATTTATAATTGAACGAGTAGAGATGAAAACTCTCCGTTG
It encodes:
- the LOC108848635 gene encoding syntaxin-122; this translates as MNDLLSRSFNRSVSDDSSPPHSHNIEMPKAKYASGGSCRGGNNLDKFFVDVEEVSSDLKELDRLCHSLQLSHDKSKTLHNAKAVKELKDKMDSDVSAALKTARRVKENLQALDRANEVNRSLPESGPGSSSDRQRTSVVNGLRKKLKDAMNNFMRVRETISAEYRDTINRLYFTVTGENADEDTVDRLISTGESETFLQKAIQEQGRGRILDTINEIQERHDAVKDIEKSLNELHQVFLDMAVLVEHQGEQLEDIESHVKRANSLVRSGADKLVKARFYQKNTRKWTCYAILLLIIIVVLVVLFTVKPWDNNNGGGGGGGGSTRQSTSVQAQPPPPPALTRRLLR